From a region of the Dictyostelium discoideum AX4 chromosome 2 chromosome, whole genome shotgun sequence genome:
- a CDS encoding hypothetical protein (Similar to Dictyostelium discoideum (Slime mold). protein-tyrosine phosphatase 3 (EC 3.1.3.48) (Protein-tyrosine-phosphate phosphohydrolase 3)) — protein sequence MLNHNQEENDIQEIISDTDSETESESDSDSERNKGKFRHNSRFESCKRFKSKASKFNINNRKEVIEISDDDDTEDEDLQKAIAFSLGTTTIGNNNNNNRSHILSMIRNKNNSSPPLLENSIDRNQFYSNKKSSSSYNNFNNNFNNNNNNNNNNNNNNNNNNNNNNNNNKNNNSNNNNNNNNNKDKKESGTIIGGVLIDKNENYKFKPNSFYLNSTNEQPRICTINTLSFKDLIKKPGMVGALVSGFALDPEWVIKEIRKEHGNKVKFTFVKNYSKPETKGRHAINDFITVINPPLFNYQLYHSKLMIFTFVDLVRVVIPSSNPTKFDYSGWGQTIWFQDFLKKQPNNNNNNNNNNNNNNNNNNNNNNNNNNTTTTTTTTTTTTTTATATNNSNSNSNNELGIEFLNGLKHFLKSSGVEEFAFLDDFDYSNCAVKLITSIPGIYKLEKSNGNNNNNNNNNNNNNNNNNNNGNDENVDKTSSSFGSGIYTLQKYLNQYYKDQENNTVVNENQSPPYKYVKDLYCQTSSLGGDRSDFRNVFTNYVLCNNQNQNSNNQKRNKSVLSDKPLHIIFPTKNWIRGNPIRAMTSGCLFLSVKNYDNDNSSFSHFSSKYFYRKDLVHHSKIMVGTTTLKSSSSSSSSSSSKNNNNYNNNDDRIKYDWVYTGSHNFSLSAWGAFQKNESQVSISNFEIGVLLLNPNPSLNDFTLPDWVRNIPFNIPSNFYKPNEVPFIQEVEFN from the coding sequence ATGTTAAATCATAACCAAGAAGAAAATGATATTCAAGAAATAATATCTGATACTGATTCAGAAACGGAATCAGAATCTGATTCAGATTCAGAGAGGAATAAAGGAAAATTCAGACATAATAGTAGATTTGAATCAtgtaaaagatttaaatcaaaagcaagtaaatttaatattaataatagaaaagaagttattgaaattagtgatgatgatgatacagAAGATGAAGATCTTCAAAAAGCAATAGCATTTTCTTTAGGTACAACTACTAtcggaaataataataataataatcgtTCACATATATTATCAATgattagaaataaaaataattcttcaCCACCTTTacttgaaaattcaattgatagaaatcaattttattcaaataaaaaatcatcatcatcatataataattttaacaataattttaataataataataataataataataataataataataataataataataataataataataataataataataataaaaataataatagtaataataataataataataataataataaagataaaaaagagaGTGGTACAATTATTGGTGgagttttaattgataaaaatgagaattataaatttaaaccaaattcattttatttaaattcaacaaatgaaCAACCTAGAATTTGTACAATTAAtacattatcatttaaagatttaataaagaaaccGGGAATGGTTGGAGCATTGGTAAGTGGATTTGCACTTGATCCAGAATGGGTAATAAAAGAGATACGAAAAGAACATGGTAACAAAGTTAAATTTACATTTGTAAAGAATTATAGTAAACCTGAAACAAAAGGTCGCCATGCtattaatgatttcattACAGTTATTAATccaccattatttaattatcaaCTATatcattcaaaattaatgattttcaCGTTTGTTGATTTAGTTAGAGTTGTAATACCATCTTCAAATCCAAcaaaatttgattattcAGGTTGGGGTCAAACAATTTGGTTtcaagattttttaaaaaaacaaccaaacaataataataataataataataataataataataataataataataataataataataataataataataataatacaacaacaaccacaacaacaactactactactactacaactgCAACTGcaacaaataattcaaattcaaattcaaataatgaattgggtattgaatttttaaatggtttaaaacactttttaaaaagttcTGGTGTTGAAGAGTTTGCTTTTTTggatgattttgattattcAAATTGTGCAGTTAAATTAATAACATCAATCCCaggaatttataaattagaaaaatcaaatggtaataataataataataataataataataataataataataataataataataataatggtaatgatgaaaatgttgATAAAACAAGTTCAAGTTTTGGTAGTGGTATTTATACAttacaaaaatatttaaatcaatattacaAGGATCAAGAAAATAATACAGTagtaaatgaaaatcaatcaCCTCCATATAAATATGTAAAGGATTTATATTGTCAAACATCATCTTTAGGTGGTGATAGAAGTGATTTTAGAAATGTTTTTACAAATTACGTACTATGcaataatcaaaatcaaaattcaaataatcaaaaaagaaataaaagtGTATTGAGTGACAAGCCATTACATATTATTTTTCCAACTAAAAATTGGATAAGAGGTAATCCAATTAGAGCTATGACTTCAggttgtttatttttatcagttAAAAActatgataatgataattcatcTTTTAGTCATTTttcttcaaaatatttttatcgTAAAGATTTAGTTCATCATAGTAAAATTATGGTTGGTACAACTACcttaaaatcatcatcatcatcatcatcatcatcatcatcaaaaaataataataattataataataatgatgatagaATAAAATATGATTGGGTATATACTGGTAGTcataatttttctttatcaGCTTGGGGTGCTTTCCAAAAGAATGAAAGTCAagtatcaatttcaaattttgaaattggtgttttattattgaatcCAAATCcatcattaaatgatttcACTTTACCTGATTGGGTGAGAAATATTCCTTTCAATATACCatcaaatttttataaaccaAATGAAGTTCCATTCATTCAAGAAgtagaatttaattaa